In the Colwellia sp. 20A7 genome, one interval contains:
- a CDS encoding sugar MFS transporter: protein MTILSSSPGLKANINSQQEPDYRFALTSLTSLFFMWGFITCLNDILIPHLKGVFSLTYSQAMLIQFCFFGAYFLVSLPAGAIVKRLGYQKGIVVGLVIAAIGCLCFYPAAAMHSYPIFLMALFILASGITLLQVSANPYVSMLGEAKTASSRLTMTQAFNALGTTVAPFFGAFLILNQAAEALSPQASAESVQMPYVFLAAMLLTLAAIFTWLKLPDLSLVEDEQQINVTENEGSAWQYRHLVLGAIGIFVYVGAEVSIGSFLVSFFADPTIAGLEESEAAKYIAYYWGGAMVGRFIGAAVMQRIAAGKALVFNAICAVLLIIVAVVATSTLAMVAILLVGLCNSIMFPTIFSLAIQGLGKHTSQGSGILCLAIVGGAIIPLFQGILADNIGVQPSFLLPIICYLFIAYYGMSGSKIKE, encoded by the coding sequence ATGACAATACTATCAAGCTCACCAGGTTTAAAGGCAAATATAAACTCGCAACAGGAGCCAGATTATCGTTTTGCTTTAACATCTCTTACATCGCTCTTTTTTATGTGGGGTTTTATTACATGTTTAAATGATATTTTAATACCTCATCTAAAAGGTGTTTTTTCATTAACCTATAGCCAAGCAATGTTGATACAGTTTTGCTTTTTTGGGGCCTACTTTCTTGTTTCTTTACCCGCAGGAGCAATCGTTAAAAGGCTAGGTTATCAAAAGGGCATTGTTGTTGGGTTAGTGATCGCTGCTATTGGCTGTTTATGCTTTTATCCTGCGGCTGCTATGCACAGTTATCCTATTTTTTTAATGGCCTTATTTATACTCGCTAGTGGTATTACATTATTACAAGTATCGGCTAACCCTTATGTCAGTATGCTAGGTGAAGCTAAAACGGCATCCTCTCGATTGACTATGACTCAAGCTTTTAATGCTTTGGGAACTACAGTAGCACCTTTTTTTGGGGCATTCTTAATATTGAATCAAGCGGCAGAGGCTTTATCTCCACAAGCTTCTGCTGAATCTGTTCAAATGCCTTACGTTTTTTTAGCGGCTATGCTGTTAACATTGGCTGCTATTTTTACCTGGTTAAAACTACCTGACTTATCGTTAGTTGAGGATGAACAGCAAATAAATGTTACCGAGAATGAAGGCAGTGCTTGGCAATATCGCCATTTGGTTTTAGGCGCTATAGGTATTTTTGTTTATGTGGGGGCTGAAGTTTCAATTGGTAGCTTTTTGGTTAGTTTTTTCGCCGATCCAACAATTGCCGGATTAGAAGAGTCTGAAGCTGCAAAGTATATTGCGTACTATTGGGGAGGCGCAATGGTGGGACGTTTTATTGGTGCGGCGGTAATGCAAAGAATTGCAGCAGGTAAAGCGTTAGTTTTCAATGCGATCTGTGCTGTTTTGTTAATTATAGTAGCCGTTGTTGCAACTAGTACGCTTGCCATGGTTGCTATTTTATTAGTAGGACTATGCAATTCAATTATGTTCCCAACTATTTTTAGTTTAGCTATTCAAGGGTTAGGGAAGCATACCAGTCAGGGCTCAGGTATTTTATGTTTAGCTATTGTTGGTGGTGCAATAATCCCGCTATTTCAAGGGATTTTAGCTGATAATATCGGTGTACAGCCTTCATTTCTATTACCTATCATTTGTTATTTATTTATTGCTTATTATGGAATGTCAGGCAGCAAAATCAAGGAATAA
- a CDS encoding GH1 family beta-glucosidase produces the protein MTAKLSLPLNSAMLTKDFIYGVATASFQIEGGADNRLPCIWDTFCNTPNKVIDGSNGLIACDHFNLWQQDIALIESLGVDAYRLSISWPRVITKSGELNPEGVNYYLTILDALKAKNIKAFVTLYHWDLPQHLEDEGGWLNRETAYKFRDYADLISQAFGDRVYSYATLNEPFCSSFLGYEIGVHAPGKVGKEFGRKAAHHLLLAHGLAMAVLAKNSPRSKNGIVLNFTPCYPESDTEADKKAAEFADDYFNQWYIKPIYDGEYPSILAQLPTEHQPDIKDGDMALISHPTDFLGVNFYTRAIYRTDEKEHFVQIDPPAPRTDIGWEIYPKALSELLVLLNEKYTLPPIYITENGAAIDDKIVEGVIKDTDRIEYYQLHLNAINDAIEHGVDIKGYFAWSLMDNFEWAEGYLKRFGIVYVDYDSQVRTIKNSGLAYKALISNR, from the coding sequence ATGACAGCTAAACTCTCTCTTCCCCTTAATTCAGCGATGCTGACAAAAGATTTTATCTATGGTGTGGCGACAGCTTCATTTCAAATAGAAGGTGGTGCAGATAATCGATTACCCTGCATCTGGGATACTTTTTGTAATACACCCAATAAAGTTATTGATGGCTCTAACGGCTTAATAGCATGTGATCATTTCAATTTATGGCAACAAGACATTGCGTTAATTGAATCATTGGGCGTTGACGCTTATCGCTTATCTATTTCTTGGCCAAGAGTTATTACAAAGTCAGGAGAATTAAACCCAGAGGGCGTTAATTATTATCTAACGATCCTTGATGCCTTAAAAGCTAAAAACATCAAAGCTTTTGTAACGCTATATCACTGGGATCTACCACAACATTTAGAAGATGAAGGTGGTTGGTTAAATAGAGAAACCGCTTATAAATTTAGAGATTATGCAGATTTAATCAGCCAAGCTTTTGGTGATCGTGTTTACTCTTATGCAACCCTTAATGAACCTTTTTGTAGCTCATTTTTGGGATATGAAATTGGTGTCCATGCGCCAGGTAAAGTAGGTAAAGAGTTTGGTAGAAAAGCCGCGCATCATTTATTACTTGCTCATGGTTTAGCCATGGCAGTGTTAGCAAAAAACAGCCCTCGTTCGAAAAATGGCATCGTTCTTAACTTTACCCCTTGCTACCCAGAATCTGACACGGAAGCGGATAAAAAGGCAGCTGAATTTGCAGACGATTATTTTAATCAATGGTATATTAAACCGATATACGATGGTGAATATCCAAGCATATTAGCGCAATTACCTACTGAGCATCAGCCAGATATTAAAGACGGTGATATGGCTCTTATTTCTCATCCTACAGACTTTTTAGGCGTTAATTTTTATACACGCGCTATTTACCGTACTGATGAAAAAGAGCATTTTGTTCAGATAGATCCTCCAGCGCCTAGGACAGATATTGGCTGGGAAATATACCCAAAAGCCTTAAGTGAATTATTAGTTTTATTAAATGAAAAATATACCTTACCACCTATTTATATTACTGAAAATGGCGCAGCTATTGATGACAAAATAGTTGAAGGCGTAATCAAGGATACTGATCGGATAGAATATTATCAGCTTCACTTAAATGCTATTAATGACGCGATAGAGCATGGTGTAGATATAAAAGGATATTTTGCTTGGAGCTTAATGGACAACTTTGAATGGGCTGAAGGCTACTTAAAACGCTTTGGTATTGTTTATGTTGATTACGATAGCCAAGTAAGAACAATTAAAAACAGTGGACTGGCATATAAAGCATTAATATCAAATAGATAA